In Elusimicrobiota bacterium, a single genomic region encodes these proteins:
- a CDS encoding insulinase family protein, with translation MNRNPLKAARLAWTPLCLLILLGPACPARAENWAPLVPQVLEAPNPQDPLKATIHRLENGLTVYLSPNPQEPRIAAWIAVRAGSKHDPADNTGQAHYLEHMLFKGTSAMGSIDYAKERPHLDRIVSLYDKRFASRDPKEREALYKEIDTENIAASRYAVPNEIIKLYNQMGFQGINAFTSDEMTVYVCDLPANRLEAWALVEAERFAHPVFRLFQSELEAVYEEKNRSMDNPERILGEAMAKALYKGHPYARSTLGSVEHLKNPALSAMYEFYRKHYVPGNMAIALSGDFDRKAALAAVKKYFGALPGKPLPQPQAQAIPPPRGIERVEVRYEAEEKALISWPVPGILHPDNEALTVMSLLLDNSQAGLIDLELNQAQKVKGAGASLSVENEGGELTLWAVPKLGQTLEQAEALLLETLERLKAGAFTDEDLKAVITDFEIGKKHQLESNERRVEAMAESFLAFEPWARRVQRLERLGRVSRENVLRVARKYLGPNRVAAYRRPGKPDIPSIPKPAFTKIAIDPARQSAFAAKILNLPAKPIEPRWLARGKDYFIEDAPQGRLYAAPNPFNDLFALSWEFERGSRQERTLCAALGLLELSGAGSLGAEEFKKRLYRLGTSLSYSCGERSSGVHLSGLNENLWPSLELMRERFETPNIAPDILKKAVEVALGAHQDNKKNPGSVYQALAEYAMRGRKSAVLNELTDRELKALASASLEKIIKDFPSYKRRVGYVGNRPPREVAKLLDSRTSWRDTPKPEPLLLQKPRKTTVYFTHRDMVQSRVGLFAADETYDKSHAVDYAFFGEYMGGGMSSVIFQEIREARALAYAAGGGYARGELLGDENYAYGRLGCQADKTPEAARLLAELFQAVPLSQERFKETAKSIEESLRSDRISFRAVPGAVMDWEDHGLDGDPRPERFAKALKYRLEDLKDFSARFKDKPMTFYIMGHRDRLGLGEINKLGDFEEKALDQLFPY, from the coding sequence ATGAATCGAAATCCCCTTAAAGCCGCAAGGCTCGCTTGGACGCCTCTTTGTCTTCTTATCCTTCTCGGCCCGGCTTGTCCGGCCCGGGCCGAAAACTGGGCGCCGCTTGTCCCGCAGGTCTTGGAAGCGCCCAACCCCCAGGACCCTCTCAAAGCCACCATTCACAGGCTGGAAAACGGCCTCACCGTTTATCTCAGCCCCAACCCCCAGGAGCCGCGCATCGCGGCCTGGATCGCGGTGCGGGCGGGCTCCAAGCACGACCCCGCCGACAACACGGGGCAGGCCCATTACTTGGAGCACATGCTCTTCAAGGGCACGAGTGCCATGGGCAGCATCGACTACGCCAAGGAAAGGCCTCATCTTGACCGCATCGTATCCCTCTACGACAAGCGTTTCGCCTCCAGGGATCCCAAGGAACGGGAGGCCCTCTATAAGGAGATAGACACCGAGAATATCGCGGCCTCGCGCTACGCCGTTCCCAACGAGATAATCAAGCTCTACAATCAAATGGGCTTCCAAGGAATCAACGCCTTCACCTCCGACGAGATGACGGTTTACGTCTGCGACCTTCCCGCCAACCGCCTCGAGGCCTGGGCCCTGGTCGAGGCCGAACGCTTCGCCCATCCGGTTTTCCGCCTTTTCCAGAGCGAACTCGAGGCGGTGTACGAGGAAAAGAACCGTTCCATGGACAACCCCGAGAGGATTTTGGGCGAGGCCATGGCCAAGGCCCTGTACAAGGGCCACCCCTACGCCCGAAGCACCTTGGGCTCGGTCGAGCACCTCAAGAACCCGGCGCTCTCGGCCATGTACGAGTTCTACCGCAAGCACTACGTCCCGGGAAACATGGCGATCGCCCTCTCCGGGGATTTCGACCGGAAGGCAGCCCTGGCTGCGGTCAAGAAGTATTTCGGAGCGCTCCCGGGCAAGCCTCTCCCCCAGCCCCAAGCCCAGGCCATTCCCCCGCCGCGAGGCATCGAGCGCGTCGAGGTGCGCTACGAGGCGGAGGAGAAGGCGCTGATTTCCTGGCCCGTGCCGGGGATTCTTCATCCCGACAACGAGGCCCTGACCGTGATGAGCCTGCTCCTCGACAACTCCCAGGCGGGCTTGATTGACCTCGAGCTCAACCAGGCCCAAAAGGTAAAGGGTGCGGGCGCCTCGCTTTCAGTCGAGAACGAGGGCGGAGAGCTCACCCTCTGGGCCGTCCCGAAGCTCGGCCAGACCTTGGAGCAAGCCGAGGCCCTGCTGTTGGAGACCCTGGAGAGGCTGAAAGCAGGGGCCTTCACCGATGAGGACCTCAAGGCCGTGATTACGGATTTCGAGATCGGCAAGAAGCACCAGCTAGAGTCCAACGAGAGAAGGGTCGAGGCCATGGCCGAGTCCTTCCTAGCTTTTGAACCCTGGGCCCGCCGCGTCCAGCGCCTGGAGCGCCTCGGCCGGGTCTCCAGAGAAAACGTCCTGCGCGTCGCCCGCAAGTACCTAGGACCCAACCGGGTCGCGGCCTACCGACGCCCCGGCAAGCCCGACATCCCCAGCATCCCCAAGCCCGCCTTCACAAAGATCGCGATAGACCCAGCGCGGCAGTCCGCTTTCGCGGCCAAGATCCTGAATCTCCCCGCCAAGCCCATCGAGCCGCGCTGGCTGGCGCGGGGCAAGGATTATTTCATCGAGGACGCGCCCCAGGGCAGGCTCTACGCCGCCCCGAACCCCTTCAACGACCTCTTCGCCCTTTCCTGGGAGTTCGAGCGTGGAAGCCGCCAGGAGAGGACCCTCTGCGCGGCCCTGGGACTCCTCGAGCTCTCCGGGGCCGGAAGCCTCGGCGCCGAGGAATTCAAGAAGCGCCTCTATAGGCTGGGAACAAGCCTGTCCTACTCTTGCGGCGAGCGTTCCTCGGGCGTCCACCTGAGCGGGCTCAACGAGAACCTCTGGCCTTCCCTCGAACTCATGCGCGAGCGCTTCGAGACGCCCAACATCGCTCCCGATATCCTCAAAAAAGCCGTGGAGGTAGCTCTCGGAGCCCACCAGGACAACAAGAAGAATCCGGGCAGCGTCTACCAGGCCCTGGCGGAGTACGCCATGCGCGGCCGGAAAAGCGCGGTCCTCAACGAGCTCACGGATCGGGAGCTGAAGGCTCTGGCCTCGGCCTCCCTCGAGAAAATCATCAAGGACTTTCCATCCTACAAGCGCCGCGTCGGCTACGTGGGCAACCGCCCGCCCAGAGAGGTCGCCAAGCTCCTCGATTCAAGAACGTCCTGGCGGGACACCCCCAAGCCAGAGCCCTTGCTTCTCCAGAAGCCGCGCAAGACCACGGTCTACTTTACGCACCGCGACATGGTGCAGTCCCGGGTCGGGCTTTTCGCGGCCGACGAGACTTACGACAAGAGCCACGCCGTGGACTACGCCTTCTTCGGCGAGTACATGGGCGGAGGCATGAGTTCGGTCATTTTCCAGGAGATCCGGGAGGCCCGGGCCCTGGCCTACGCCGCCGGCGGGGGTTACGCGCGGGGCGAGCTCCTGGGCGACGAGAACTACGCCTACGGGCGCCTGGGCTGCCAAGCCGACAAGACCCCCGAGGCCGCGCGCCTGCTTGCAGAACTGTTCCAAGCCGTGCCGCTGTCGCAGGAGCGCTTCAAGGAAACCGCCAAGTCCATCGAGGAATCGCTCCGCTCCGACCGCATTTCTTTCCGGGCCGTTCCCGGCGCGGTCATGGACTGGGAAGACCACGGCCTGGATGGAGACCCCAGGCCAGAGCGCTTCGCCAAGGCCCTGAAGTACCGCCTCGAGGATTTGAAGGACTTCTCCGCGCGCTTCAAGGACAAGCCCATGACTTTCTACATAATGGGCCACAGGGACCGCTTGGGGCTGGGCGAGATCAACAAGCTGGGAGATTTCGAGGAGAAGGCCCTGGACCAGCTTTTCCCCTACTGA
- a CDS encoding peptide deformylase has product MGTAIRKVTVLGHPVLRAPTRDLSPKEIQAPEVRRLIAEMEASMLEYAGVGIAANQAGEGLSLFLMGLEPGGSRHPAGIELAMVFNPKLKLLGQETTEDWEGCLSVPGLRGKVRRHLKVELSGLDQDAKPFRRLYEGFPARVVQHECDHLAGKVYLDRMADLTTLCYT; this is encoded by the coding sequence GTGGGAACGGCAATCCGGAAGGTGACGGTGCTCGGCCATCCCGTCCTGCGCGCGCCGACGCGCGACTTGAGCCCGAAGGAGATACAAGCTCCCGAGGTCCGGCGGCTTATCGCCGAGATGGAGGCCTCCATGCTGGAGTACGCGGGCGTGGGGATAGCGGCCAATCAAGCAGGGGAAGGGCTGAGCCTCTTCCTGATGGGCTTGGAGCCGGGGGGCTCGCGCCACCCGGCCGGGATCGAACTCGCCATGGTCTTCAATCCCAAGCTTAAGCTCCTGGGGCAGGAGACGACCGAAGATTGGGAGGGCTGCCTGAGCGTCCCCGGCCTGCGGGGCAAGGTTCGCCGGCACCTCAAAGTCGAACTCTCCGGTCTCGACCAGGACGCCAAACCCTTCCGGCGCCTCTACGAGGGCTTCCCCGCGCGGGTCGTCCAGCACGAGTGCGACCACCTGGCTGGCAAGGTCTACCTCGACCGCATGGCCGATCTCACGACACTCTGCTACACCTAA
- a CDS encoding ATP-binding cassette domain-containing protein, translating into MIETCNLTKDYRVPEKDPGLAGALKSFFHRRWRITRAVDNVSFRIEEGELVGFLGANGAGKTTTLKMLSGLLTPSSGKATALGYVPWERKSSFQRRFSLVMGQRTQLWWEIPAQETFRLNQVIYGLSEGEYRRNLGELVELLELEECLCVPVKKLSLGQRMRAELAAALLHRPALLLLDEPTLGLDVVMQKKVRTFIREYNKRHKATILLTSHNMDDVVELCPRVLIIERGRILYDGRLDQLVSKYAEHKVIRMVFDKEVALADLKSLGTVVEAEGLRAAVEVPRSKVSQRAAEFLKSFPVADLTIEEASIDDIVRKIFTHGA; encoded by the coding sequence ATGATAGAAACCTGCAATCTCACCAAGGATTACCGCGTGCCGGAGAAGGACCCGGGGCTGGCCGGGGCCTTGAAGTCATTCTTCCATAGGCGCTGGCGGATAACGCGGGCCGTGGACAACGTTTCCTTCAGGATAGAGGAAGGCGAGCTCGTGGGCTTTTTGGGGGCCAACGGCGCGGGCAAGACCACGACATTGAAAATGCTCTCTGGACTGCTTACCCCAAGCTCCGGGAAGGCCACGGCCCTTGGGTACGTCCCCTGGGAGAGAAAATCCAGTTTCCAAAGGCGCTTCTCACTAGTCATGGGCCAACGCACCCAGCTTTGGTGGGAAATCCCGGCCCAGGAGACTTTCCGCCTGAATCAGGTGATTTACGGGCTCTCGGAGGGGGAGTATCGGCGCAATTTGGGGGAGCTCGTGGAGCTTCTCGAGCTCGAGGAATGCCTCTGCGTCCCGGTCAAGAAGCTCTCCCTGGGCCAGCGCATGAGGGCGGAGCTGGCCGCGGCCCTCCTGCACCGGCCGGCTCTCCTTCTCCTCGACGAGCCCACTTTGGGGCTCGACGTGGTGATGCAGAAGAAAGTGCGCACCTTCATCCGGGAATACAACAAGCGCCACAAGGCCACTATCCTTCTCACCAGCCACAACATGGACGACGTGGTCGAGCTCTGCCCGCGGGTGCTCATCATCGAGCGCGGGCGCATACTCTACGACGGCAGGCTCGACCAGCTCGTGTCCAAGTACGCGGAGCACAAGGTGATCCGCATGGTCTTCGACAAGGAGGTGGCCTTGGCCGACCTTAAGTCCCTGGGCACGGTCGTGGAGGCGGAAGGCCTCCGGGCCGCGGTCGAGGTGCCGCGCTCCAAGGTCTCCCAGCGCGCCGCCGAGTTCCTCAAATCCTTCCCAGTGGCCGACCTCACCATAGAGGAGGCCTCCATCGACGATATCGTGCGCAAGATATTCACACATGGCGCCTAA
- a CDS encoding ABC-2 family transporter protein, with amino-acid sequence MLKYWTAYSISLQHVLQRRSSLLMDRLGGIAVIVSLYYFWIALLGSKSSYLGYSREQMLSYVLAMNLLRSFVFTGRGWELVGEISSGRISSYLVRPISYHGYSLALDLAQKTVHVAAAFIEIGVLVLLVRAPVYLPKSPMAWATFAVGAVLSSLVFFFLEFMVSSLAFWTSESGGPLFCFELFLQFAAGTFFPLDVLPLGLQKALAFTPFPYMVFLPINIYLERLSPVQALRTLALQGLWLAIFLKASSALWKRGLQNYSAEGG; translated from the coding sequence GTGCTGAAATATTGGACGGCCTATTCGATCTCTCTGCAGCACGTCCTGCAGAGACGCTCCTCGCTGCTCATGGACCGATTAGGAGGAATCGCCGTGATCGTGAGCCTCTATTACTTCTGGATCGCCTTGCTGGGCAGCAAGAGCTCGTATCTAGGCTACTCCCGGGAGCAGATGCTGAGCTACGTCCTGGCCATGAATCTCCTGCGCTCCTTCGTCTTCACGGGGCGGGGTTGGGAGCTCGTGGGCGAAATCTCCTCCGGGCGCATTTCGTCGTACCTCGTGAGGCCCATCAGCTACCATGGCTACAGCCTGGCCCTGGACCTGGCCCAGAAAACGGTCCACGTGGCCGCGGCCTTCATCGAGATCGGGGTCCTGGTTCTTCTGGTCCGCGCCCCCGTTTATCTGCCCAAAAGCCCAATGGCTTGGGCCACTTTCGCCGTGGGCGCGGTCCTGTCCTCCTTGGTGTTTTTTTTCCTCGAGTTCATGGTGAGTTCCCTGGCCTTCTGGACCTCAGAGTCGGGAGGACCGCTCTTCTGCTTCGAGCTTTTTCTGCAGTTCGCGGCGGGAACATTTTTCCCGCTGGATGTCCTTCCCCTCGGCCTTCAGAAGGCCCTCGCCTTCACCCCTTTCCCTTATATGGTCTTTCTGCCCATCAATATCTATTTGGAAAGGCTCTCACCGGTCCAGGCCCTGAGAACGCTCGCCTTGCAAGGGCTATGGCTCGCGATTTTCTTGAAGGCAAGCTCCGCCTTGTGGAAGCGCGGCCTCCAAAATTACTCCGCGGAGGGCGGTTGA
- a CDS encoding ABC-2 family transporter protein gives MAVWLRIASMSLQGQLAYALGSVGFLLGKLVRFAFFFAFVAAVFQHTDTLAGYSLVEMALFFLTFNIVDIAAQIFFRGIYGARRAVTDGDFDFYLIQPCSPLFRLLFGTVDFLDIALTVPVLAMMGAVLARLPAGIGMGRYVLYALLTANGIGIAMAIHVLVAALAVRTQELENTIWIYRDIMFMGKFPTDIYGAAARLVLTTALPIAVMVTFPAKALLGLLESRWTAYAFALCAVSLAASRWFWLDSVKRYTSSSS, from the coding sequence ATGGCCGTTTGGCTGCGCATAGCCTCCATGAGCCTGCAGGGGCAGCTCGCCTATGCCCTGGGCTCGGTGGGTTTTCTCCTGGGCAAGCTCGTGCGCTTCGCGTTTTTCTTCGCCTTCGTGGCCGCGGTCTTCCAGCATACCGACACTTTGGCGGGGTATTCCTTGGTGGAGATGGCGCTGTTCTTTCTCACCTTCAACATCGTGGACATCGCGGCCCAGATATTCTTCCGCGGGATCTACGGAGCCAGGCGCGCGGTGACCGATGGGGACTTCGACTTCTACCTCATACAGCCCTGCTCTCCCCTGTTCCGTCTCCTTTTCGGTACGGTGGACTTCCTCGACATCGCGCTCACCGTCCCGGTCCTGGCCATGATGGGAGCGGTCTTGGCGCGGCTTCCGGCCGGCATCGGGATGGGCCGCTACGTCCTTTACGCGCTTCTCACGGCCAACGGCATAGGCATCGCCATGGCGATCCATGTCCTCGTGGCGGCCCTGGCCGTGCGCACCCAGGAGCTGGAGAACACCATCTGGATTTACCGCGACATCATGTTCATGGGAAAATTCCCCACGGACATCTACGGCGCCGCCGCGCGCCTGGTGCTGACGACGGCGCTTCCCATCGCGGTCATGGTCACCTTCCCGGCCAAGGCCCTCTTAGGCCTCCTGGAATCCCGCTGGACCGCCTACGCCTTCGCTCTCTGCGCCGTCTCCCTGGCCGCCAGCCGCTGGTTCTGGCTCGACTCGGTCAAGCGCTACACCTCATCCTCGAGCTGA
- a CDS encoding YdcF family protein gives MKTARRWLKRVMAGLAALSLCAGAALLGVGWWIDYSDDPQPSDLMVILAGGFARPFYGAELYKKGYAPEVWISRPDPGQEEPLLKSVGISLPFEEDINRKILLARGVPADRIHFYGNRVVSTVDEALALRRAAATRGKRVLVVTSRYHARRSRRILSDVLEGATVRVAATPYESFSRCWWKDQGMARSAILEIFKTVYYCLGGRFLAPESARG, from the coding sequence GTGAAAACCGCGAGGCGCTGGCTCAAGAGGGTCATGGCCGGGCTCGCGGCCCTGTCTTTGTGCGCGGGCGCCGCCCTCCTCGGCGTGGGCTGGTGGATAGACTATTCGGACGACCCCCAGCCCAGCGACCTTATGGTGATCCTGGCGGGGGGATTCGCCAGGCCCTTCTACGGCGCAGAGCTTTACAAGAAGGGCTACGCTCCCGAGGTCTGGATATCCCGGCCAGATCCCGGCCAAGAAGAGCCCTTGCTCAAGAGCGTGGGCATTTCCCTTCCTTTTGAAGAGGACATCAACAGGAAAATCCTGCTTGCCCGCGGGGTTCCCGCGGACAGGATACACTTCTACGGCAATCGGGTCGTGAGCACGGTGGACGAGGCCCTGGCCCTGCGCCGGGCCGCGGCGACTCGCGGCAAGCGGGTGCTGGTCGTGACTTCTCGCTACCATGCCCGGCGCAGCCGCAGGATTTTATCGGACGTCCTCGAAGGCGCCACGGTCCGCGTCGCGGCGACCCCTTACGAATCGTTTTCCCGTTGTTGGTGGAAGGACCAGGGCATGGCCCGATCGGCCATTCTCGAGATATTCAAGACCGTCTACTACTGCCTGGGCGGACGCTTCCTAGCGCCCGAATCAGCTCGAGGATGA
- a CDS encoding (2Fe-2S)-binding protein yields MKLNLNKMLGSKSKIVCACLNVNEAQILEAIHARRIKTVKDIIAYTSAGEGCTACHPILKEYLERELPRANP; encoded by the coding sequence ATGAAATTGAATCTCAATAAGATGCTGGGGTCAAAATCCAAGATCGTCTGCGCATGCCTCAATGTCAATGAGGCTCAGATCCTCGAGGCCATCCACGCCCGGCGGATCAAAACGGTCAAGGACATCATCGCCTACACCTCGGCGGGGGAGGGCTGCACGGCCTGCCATCCCATCCTAAAGGAATACCTGGAGCGCGAACTGCCGCGCGCCAATCCCTAG
- the bfr gene encoding bacterioferritin, whose protein sequence is MKGDSKIIEALNKALTIELTAINQYFVQSKMCRNWGYHKLAKKHFDESLEEMRHAEKLIDRVLFLEGVPNIARYDVIRVGTDVKRQFENDLKLEIGGVKSYNEAIDLCAKLKDGGSREILEHILEESEEHVDWLESQLHVIGEIGLANYLSEQLGEEKKG, encoded by the coding sequence ATGAAAGGCGATTCCAAGATCATCGAGGCTTTGAACAAGGCTTTGACCATAGAGCTGACGGCGATCAACCAGTATTTCGTCCAATCCAAGATGTGCCGCAACTGGGGCTACCACAAGCTCGCCAAGAAGCATTTCGACGAGTCCTTGGAGGAGATGCGCCACGCCGAGAAGCTCATAGACCGCGTCCTATTCCTGGAGGGCGTGCCCAACATCGCCCGCTACGACGTGATCCGCGTGGGCACCGACGTCAAACGGCAATTCGAGAACGACTTGAAGCTCGAGATCGGGGGTGTCAAGTCGTACAACGAGGCCATCGACCTCTGCGCCAAGCTCAAGGATGGAGGCAGCCGCGAGATTTTAGAGCATATCCTCGAGGAATCCGAGGAGCACGTGGATTGGCTCGAGTCCCAGCTGCACGTGATCGGGGAGATCGGCCTGGCCAACTATCTATCCGAGCAGTTGGGGGAGGAAAAAAAGGGCTAG
- a CDS encoding sodium/solute symporter (Members of the Solute:Sodium Symporter (SSS), TC 2.A.21 as described in tcdb.org, catalyze solute:Na+ symport. Known solutes for members of the family include sugars, amino acids, nucleosides, inositols, vitamins, urea or anions, depending on the system.), with amino-acid sequence MEEMTRWFSGQTNLSVADFTVLASILAVMFLMGWYFGRKEESTEDFFLGGRAIPWWVACLSFVATEISAMTIIGVPATAYRENWNYAQFFIGSALARIFIAFLFIPAFYQYKCTTIYEFLRHRFGRHTQYTATCFFFATRLLASGVRLMAACLAVSVLLGWHIVPVIALFSLIGVVYIGYGGIKAVVWTNVLQALTFIAAGLAALGYVYSRIDGGMDAVLQVAGQAGKLDIVNWGPSLGEEGFIHKFFSDPNIIWVAILNGFFGSMAAFGTDHEMMQKLLTVETRVESQKTMVLSIFGSFFVLILYMAVGTGLFVFYQLNPGMALPEKLDKIFPHFAATSMPEILRGLVLAAIVMASIDSPLASLTAVFVTDIYKPLFKPQANQRHYLRVSRLAVAAFAVMLGAIAYFFSFFDRILWLAFKIGGVTFGSLLGVFLFGLLTDLRANKANVASMLIMAGVNATLLYFSELKIFPLGWSWLVILGTAGTFGLSWALAPLLDKHRD; translated from the coding sequence ATGGAAGAAATGACGCGCTGGTTCTCGGGGCAGACCAACCTCTCTGTCGCTGATTTCACGGTGCTTGCGTCCATTCTGGCCGTTATGTTCTTGATGGGCTGGTATTTCGGCCGCAAGGAGGAGAGCACCGAGGATTTCTTCCTGGGCGGACGGGCCATTCCCTGGTGGGTGGCCTGCCTTTCCTTCGTCGCCACCGAGATCTCGGCCATGACCATCATCGGGGTGCCCGCCACGGCCTACCGGGAGAATTGGAACTACGCCCAATTCTTTATCGGCTCGGCCTTGGCCAGGATATTCATCGCGTTCCTCTTCATCCCGGCGTTCTACCAATATAAATGCACCACGATCTACGAATTCCTGCGCCACCGCTTCGGGCGACACACGCAGTACACGGCTACCTGCTTCTTTTTCGCGACCCGCCTGCTGGCCTCGGGGGTGAGGCTCATGGCGGCTTGCCTGGCCGTGAGCGTGCTGCTGGGCTGGCATATCGTTCCCGTCATCGCCTTGTTCTCCTTAATCGGAGTGGTCTACATCGGCTACGGCGGCATCAAGGCCGTGGTCTGGACCAACGTCCTTCAGGCCTTGACCTTCATCGCGGCGGGGTTGGCGGCCCTGGGCTACGTCTACTCCCGTATAGACGGCGGCATGGACGCGGTCCTCCAGGTGGCTGGGCAGGCCGGGAAGCTCGACATAGTGAACTGGGGGCCGTCCTTGGGGGAGGAGGGGTTCATCCATAAATTCTTCTCGGACCCCAACATCATCTGGGTCGCGATCTTGAACGGCTTCTTCGGCTCCATGGCCGCCTTCGGGACGGACCACGAGATGATGCAGAAGCTCCTGACCGTTGAGACCCGGGTCGAAAGCCAGAAGACCATGGTGCTGAGCATATTCGGGAGCTTCTTCGTGCTCATCCTCTACATGGCGGTGGGCACTGGACTTTTCGTCTTTTATCAGCTCAACCCCGGAATGGCTCTCCCGGAGAAGCTCGACAAGATTTTTCCCCACTTCGCGGCCACGAGCATGCCAGAGATATTGAGGGGCCTGGTCCTGGCCGCGATCGTCATGGCCTCTATAGACTCCCCCTTGGCCTCGCTCACGGCTGTTTTCGTGACCGACATATACAAGCCGCTGTTCAAGCCCCAGGCCAACCAAAGACATTACCTGCGCGTCTCCCGCCTCGCCGTGGCCGCCTTCGCCGTCATGCTTGGGGCCATCGCCTATTTCTTCAGCTTCTTCGACCGCATCCTATGGCTTGCCTTCAAGATCGGGGGGGTGACCTTCGGCTCCCTTCTCGGGGTGTTCCTATTCGGGCTTCTGACGGACCTGCGCGCCAACAAGGCGAACGTGGCCTCGATGCTCATCATGGCGGGGGTCAACGCGACCCTCCTTTATTTCTCCGAGCTCAAGATATTCCCGTTGGGCTGGAGCTGGCTCGTGATCCTGGGCACGGCGGGCACCTTCGGTCTCAGTTGGGCTTTGGCGCCCCTGTTGGACAAGCACCGGGACTAA
- a CDS encoding alpha/beta hydrolase, with translation MRPHSASQVFRYKGVKMVGVLNWLESSKNQKLPAVLFLHGFPGAEKNTDIQRELLKHGIASFSLHFRGAWGSEGLFSFGDLAFQAKAGLKFLRGQDFVDARRLAVFGFSMGGWTAISLGSLEPGLRGVAAVAPVGGPEMVTSDTRRKIAHLCQPLRVKSADFLHRDFIAAVHRWDPARSAAKLRCPLLLIHGEADEMVALAVSRRIFAAAHEPKKLVKVPGARHDFLDRRDWLARTVVDWLSALLKV, from the coding sequence ATGCGCCCCCACAGCGCTTCTCAAGTATTCCGCTACAAGGGCGTGAAAATGGTCGGGGTCTTGAATTGGCTTGAGTCTTCCAAGAACCAAAAGCTTCCCGCTGTCTTGTTTCTTCACGGGTTTCCCGGAGCTGAGAAAAATACGGATATTCAGCGGGAGCTTCTCAAGCATGGAATCGCCAGTTTTTCCCTGCATTTTCGCGGGGCTTGGGGTAGCGAGGGGCTCTTCTCCTTCGGCGATCTGGCTTTTCAAGCGAAGGCCGGGCTAAAATTCCTGCGCGGCCAGGATTTCGTGGACGCCCGAAGGCTGGCCGTTTTCGGCTTCAGCATGGGAGGCTGGACCGCCATCAGCCTGGGTTCTTTGGAGCCCGGGCTCAGGGGCGTGGCCGCGGTAGCACCCGTGGGCGGGCCCGAGATGGTCACGTCGGACACCCGCAGGAAAATAGCCCATCTCTGCCAGCCCTTGAGGGTCAAATCAGCCGACTTCCTCCATCGCGATTTCATCGCGGCGGTTCATCGCTGGGATCCAGCCCGAAGCGCGGCAAAGCTCCGATGCCCGCTTTTGCTCATCCATGGGGAGGCAGACGAGATGGTGGCCCTCGCCGTTTCGCGGAGGATTTTCGCGGCGGCTCATGAGCCCAAGAAGCTGGTCAAGGTCCCGGGGGCCAGACATGACTTCCTCGATCGCCGTGATTGGCTGGCCCGAACCGTCGTTGATTGGCTATCCGCCCTTTTAAAAGTCTAG
- a CDS encoding translation initiation factor yields MKQPEPLRLRFLRGSKGAGMTRIERLSLHPTLKAELLSRLKKRLACGGAVKEGALEFQGDHRDFLEAEFKAQGYQVKRVGG; encoded by the coding sequence ATGAAACAGCCTGAACCCCTGCGTCTTCGCTTTCTACGCGGCTCCAAGGGCGCTGGAATGACGCGCATCGAGCGGCTGAGCCTGCACCCCACGCTTAAGGCCGAGCTTCTATCCCGGCTCAAGAAGAGGCTGGCCTGCGGCGGGGCGGTCAAGGAGGGGGCCCTTGAGTTTCAGGGGGACCACCGCGATTTCCTGGAGGCGGAGTTCAAGGCCCAGGGCTATCAGGTCAAGCGGGTCGGAGGCTGA